In Gammaproteobacteria bacterium, a single window of DNA contains:
- the rsmG gene encoding 16S rRNA (guanine(527)-N(7))-methyltransferase RsmG: MLAEKLQQLIVASDVNVSDEHQSQLVKLVALLNKWNKAYNLTSVRDPQEMLVKHIMDSIVVSPLLEGQCFIDVGTGPGLPGLPLAIINPDKQFFLLDSLGKRISFIKQAVYELGLTNVTPILSRVEEFQPDNSQWPQAGFDGVLSRAFASLDDMLDWCHHLPHEEGKFYALKGVVPNEELTRLRSGLELQQVHQLMIPELEGERHLVIVKQTKG, translated from the coding sequence GTGTTAGCAGAAAAATTACAGCAGCTGATTGTCGCCAGTGACGTCAATGTTAGCGATGAGCATCAGAGCCAACTGGTCAAACTGGTTGCCTTATTAAACAAATGGAACAAAGCCTATAACCTGACCTCGGTACGCGACCCACAAGAAATGCTGGTCAAGCATATTATGGACAGCATTGTGGTATCGCCATTGCTGGAAGGTCAGTGCTTTATTGATGTTGGCACCGGCCCTGGTTTGCCGGGCCTGCCGTTAGCGATTATTAACCCCGACAAACAATTTTTTCTACTCGACAGTCTCGGCAAGCGAATTAGCTTTATTAAGCAAGCTGTCTATGAGTTGGGACTAACCAATGTCACCCCAATTTTGTCGCGAGTTGAAGAGTTTCAACCAGATAATTCACAGTGGCCACAGGCGGGCTTTGACGGTGTTTTAAGCCGGGCATTTGCCTCGCTGGACGATATGCTCGATTGGTGTCATCATCTACCCCATGAAGAAGGTAAATTCTACGCTTTAAAAGGAGTGGTTCCCAATGAGGAACTAACTCGATTACGCAGTGGATTGGAATTGCAGCAAGTACATCAACTGATGATTCCAGAGCTAGAAGGCGAACGTCATCTGGTGATTGTAAAACAAACTAAGGGATAA
- a CDS encoding Gfo/Idh/MocA family oxidoreductase: MRSKTGKNISTGIIGFGSSGKHLHAPLLIDSPHFSLDAIATKSSSQSRHLPAGTAQRTPAQIISDPSIDLVIVATPNDSHYYYARLALEAGKHVVVEKPIALESAQIFSLELLAKKNKKILSTFHNRLFDGDFLAITKLITDHTLGNIHSYAAQVNRYWPQVLNNWRDNPDYGGAVWELAPNLIIQALTLFGKPCSIFADISTMRKNAKAPDAFYLRLIYPKLNVELRCNSLIKHTGPRYFIHGDNGSYIKQGVDHQHRQLKNNISPRDKNYGKESIDDWGSLYSCTENFSKETLWPSPRGNYPEFYNQLYQSITKNTAAPAAQKHAIDVISIITAAYQSSARKQVISL, encoded by the coding sequence ATGCGATCTAAAACTGGAAAAAATATATCGACAGGTATTATTGGTTTTGGCTCATCGGGCAAACACTTACATGCGCCACTGTTGATCGACAGCCCTCACTTTTCACTCGACGCCATTGCAACCAAGTCATCGTCACAAAGTCGCCATCTACCCGCTGGTACAGCTCAGCGAACGCCAGCACAGATTATATCGGACCCCTCGATCGATTTAGTCATTGTCGCCACGCCCAATGACAGCCATTACTACTACGCTCGTCTAGCGCTTGAGGCAGGTAAACATGTGGTAGTCGAAAAGCCTATTGCACTTGAGTCGGCTCAAATCTTCAGTCTTGAGTTACTGGCTAAAAAAAACAAAAAGATACTCTCAACTTTCCATAACAGATTATTCGATGGTGACTTTCTCGCTATTACCAAGCTGATCACCGACCACACGTTAGGCAACATTCACAGTTATGCAGCTCAAGTTAACCGATACTGGCCGCAGGTATTAAATAATTGGCGCGACAACCCTGACTACGGCGGTGCAGTATGGGAATTAGCACCCAATTTAATTATTCAAGCGTTAACCTTATTTGGCAAACCTTGCAGTATTTTCGCTGATATCAGCACCATGAGGAAAAATGCCAAAGCACCAGACGCTTTTTATCTGCGCTTAATATACCCCAAACTTAATGTTGAATTGCGCTGTAACTCGTTAATCAAGCACACAGGTCCGCGCTACTTCATTCATGGTGATAACGGCAGTTACATCAAGCAAGGGGTCGATCACCAACACCGCCAACTAAAAAATAATATTTCGCCTCGCGACAAAAACTACGGCAAAGAATCAATTGATGATTGGGGCTCGCTATATAGTTGCACTGAAAATTTCTCCAAAGAGACACTGTGGCCTTCGCCACGAGGCAATTACCCTGAGTTTTATAATCAATTATATCAGTCGATTACTAAAAACACGGCGGCTCCCGCTGCCCAGAAACATGCGATTGATGTGATATCGATAATCACCGCGGCTTATCAATCAAGCGCCCGCAAGCAAGTTATATCGCTTTAA